In one Gemmatimonadota bacterium genomic region, the following are encoded:
- a CDS encoding efflux RND transporter permease subunit — translation MSDGDLRLVGGAPASPVPPERDAAGAGAGAASVEPAAEPAARGHGRERRFRLTAFALRNRTGVLALLFVIAVLGILAYRSVPKEASPEITIPMISISTVYSGVAPKDVETLVTRVIEEELNDIPDLEELSSTSVQGYSNVLAEFDTDMDMGEALEKVREKINLAKPKLPRDAEEPVLTEFNFSEFPIMQVNISGEYGLVRLKEIAEELQNRLEQIPTILQVGLSGGLEREVRVEVDLPKLKFYGIAFDDVIDAIRDENVTVPGGGIEVGAQEYLVRVAGEFQDPRIIEELVVATRDGRPIYIRDVAHVDFGFKERDSYARLDGNPVVTLDIVKRSGENIIETAEAVKATIAGMQPLFPPSTVAKITSDQSEDIRSMVSSLENNIISGLLLVVAVLLFFLGVRNASLVGVSIPLSMLLSFLVMKTLGYSMNMVVLFSLILALGMLVDNAIVVVEVVYRHMEQGYDRFTAALRGTSEVAMPIIASTLTTLAAFFPLLFWPGIVGEFMAFLPQTLIITLSSSLFVALVIVPVLSALLMRLEGQPAAPLTRAGRLTLMAAAVLAFLAVAASSVLAALLLAGTAAGLVLLHRRVLAGAARLFQQRVLPRIIARYERGLRWALGHRALVLGGAAGIFIATAALFGAFNAGIEFFPETIPPSAVYVRVDVPSGTRVDFTDGITRRLESQLPSIAGLRDAESVVATVSQSSGGGPFSSDQEGAIAVSLVDYEKRTADAFATLREMQQRLGAGIAGADIKVEKPQDGPPSGKPVTIEIAGEESHRLKQLADSAIAILKAAPVYARLEGLESDLARGRPELIVEVDREKAALYGLSTVEIGNTVRTAIQGSEAAKYRTGDDEHDIVVRLAEPYRRDLESLEDLTVMEEGRQIPLPSVARWYVAEGYST, via the coding sequence ATGAGCGACGGCGACCTGCGGCTGGTCGGCGGCGCTCCGGCCTCCCCCGTGCCACCCGAGCGGGACGCGGCGGGCGCGGGCGCGGGCGCGGCATCAGTCGAGCCGGCGGCCGAGCCGGCGGCGCGCGGCCACGGCAGGGAGCGCAGGTTCCGGCTCACGGCCTTCGCGCTGCGCAACCGCACCGGCGTGCTGGCGCTGCTCTTCGTGATCGCCGTGCTGGGGATCCTGGCGTATCGCTCGGTCCCCAAGGAGGCCAGCCCGGAGATCACGATTCCCATGATCTCGATCTCGACCGTGTACTCGGGCGTGGCGCCCAAGGACGTCGAGACCCTGGTCACGCGCGTCATCGAGGAGGAGCTGAACGACATCCCGGACCTCGAGGAGCTGAGCTCGACATCGGTCCAGGGCTACTCCAACGTGCTCGCCGAGTTCGACACCGATATGGACATGGGCGAGGCGCTCGAGAAGGTGCGGGAGAAGATCAACCTGGCCAAGCCGAAGCTGCCGCGTGATGCCGAGGAGCCGGTGCTCACCGAATTCAACTTCTCCGAGTTCCCCATCATGCAGGTCAACATCTCGGGGGAGTACGGCCTGGTTCGGCTCAAGGAGATCGCGGAAGAGCTGCAGAACCGCCTCGAGCAGATCCCGACCATCCTGCAAGTGGGGCTGTCCGGCGGGCTCGAGCGCGAGGTGCGCGTCGAGGTCGACCTGCCCAAGCTCAAGTTCTACGGCATTGCCTTCGACGACGTGATTGATGCCATCCGCGACGAGAACGTGACCGTCCCCGGCGGCGGCATCGAGGTCGGCGCGCAGGAGTACCTGGTGCGGGTGGCGGGCGAGTTCCAGGATCCGCGCATCATCGAGGAGCTGGTGGTCGCGACCAGGGACGGCCGGCCCATCTACATACGTGACGTGGCGCACGTGGACTTCGGCTTCAAGGAGCGGGACAGCTACGCCCGGCTGGACGGCAATCCGGTGGTCACTCTGGACATCGTGAAGCGCTCGGGCGAGAACATCATCGAGACTGCCGAGGCGGTGAAGGCCACCATCGCCGGCATGCAGCCGCTCTTCCCGCCCAGCACGGTGGCGAAGATCACCTCGGATCAGTCGGAGGACATCCGCAGCATGGTCAGCAGCCTGGAGAACAACATCATCTCGGGTTTGCTGCTCGTGGTTGCCGTGCTCCTGTTCTTCCTCGGGGTGCGCAACGCTTCCCTGGTGGGCGTGTCCATCCCGCTCTCCATGCTGCTCTCCTTCCTGGTCATGAAGACGCTGGGCTACTCGATGAACATGGTCGTGTTGTTCTCGCTCATCCTGGCGCTGGGGATGCTGGTGGACAACGCGATTGTAGTGGTCGAAGTCGTATACCGTCACATGGAGCAGGGGTATGACCGCTTTACTGCGGCGCTGCGCGGGACGAGCGAGGTGGCCATGCCCATCATCGCTTCCACGCTCACCACGCTGGCCGCCTTCTTCCCCCTGCTGTTCTGGCCCGGCATCGTGGGCGAGTTCATGGCCTTCCTGCCGCAAACGCTGATCATTACGCTGTCCAGCTCGCTGTTCGTGGCCCTGGTGATCGTGCCCGTGCTGAGCGCGCTGCTCATGCGGCTGGAGGGGCAGCCGGCGGCGCCGCTGACGCGCGCGGGTCGCCTGACGCTCATGGCCGCAGCAGTGCTCGCCTTCCTGGCGGTCGCGGCGTCCAGTGTGCTGGCCGCGCTTCTGCTGGCCGGCACCGCCGCCGGCCTGGTGCTGCTGCACCGCCGCGTGCTGGCCGGCGCCGCGCGGTTGTTTCAGCAGCGGGTGCTGCCCCGCATCATTGCGCGCTACGAGCGCGGCCTGCGCTGGGCCCTCGGCCACCGGGCGCTGGTGCTGGGCGGTGCGGCGGGCATCTTCATCGCCACGGCCGCACTTTTTGGCGCCTTCAACGCTGGCATCGAGTTCTTCCCCGAGACGATCCCGCCCTCCGCGGTATACGTTCGGGTCGATGTCCCGAGCGGGACCAGGGTCGATTTCACGGATGGCATCACCCGCCGCCTCGAGTCGCAGCTCCCGTCCATCGCGGGGCTGCGTGACGCCGAGTCCGTGGTCGCCACCGTGAGCCAGTCTTCGGGCGGCGGTCCCTTCAGCAGCGACCAGGAAGGCGCGATTGCGGTCAGCCTGGTAGACTACGAGAAGCGCACGGCGGACGCCTTCGCGACGCTGCGCGAGATGCAGCAACGGCTGGGCGCGGGCATTGCCGGTGCGGACATCAAGGTCGAGAAGCCGCAGGATGGCCCGCCCAGTGGCAAGCCGGTCACCATCGAGATCGCGGGCGAGGAGAGTCATCGGCTGAAGCAGCTCGCCGACAGCGCCATTGCCATTCTCAAGGCGGCGCCGGTCTATGCCCGGCTCGAGGGGCTGGAGAGCGATCTGGCGCGCGGCCGCCCCGAGCTCATCGTCGAGGTGGACCGCGAGAAGGCGGCGCTCTACGGCCTGTCCACGGTCGAGATCGGCAACACGGTGCGCACGGCCATCCAGGGTAGCGAGGCCGCCAAGTACCGCACGGGCGATGACGAGCACGACATCGTCGTGCGGCTGGCCGAGCCGTACCGCCGCGACCTCGAGTCGCTCGAAGACCTGACGGTCATGGAGGAGGGACGGCAGATCCCGCTGCCGTCTGTGGCGCGCTGGTACGTGGCCGAGGGGTACAGCACG
- a CDS encoding efflux RND transporter periplasmic adaptor subunit: MKRERRWLMLAGGAGLAAALAACGGGSQARDRAGNADTPGAAGTRVVNVEVAAVAKELFREQVRVTGTVQAQRDVTVAAEESGVVRGLHVEKGRVVTAGQPLVKIDDRLLGAQAQQAAAEAKLAAETYERQRRLWEEEKIGSELAYLKARYGAETAEASARVLATRLERTVVRAPIAGVLDARFIEIGSMVGPGTPVARIVDMDTVKVVAGVPERFAGQIRPGAETRIDFDVLGGREFHGRIAFVGGALDEQSRTFPIEVVVPNPGSVIKPGMVANVSVARRTLEAMVVPQDAVLRGEDGYFVYLAVARDGVLRAEARAVVVGASHSGRAAIGSGIEPGEQVVVVGQQQVAAGDLLKVVGGAKRRPE, translated from the coding sequence ATGAAGCGGGAGCGCAGGTGGCTGATGCTGGCCGGCGGCGCCGGTCTGGCTGCCGCCCTGGCAGCGTGCGGCGGTGGCAGCCAGGCCAGGGACAGGGCAGGGAATGCGGATACGCCGGGAGCGGCCGGCACCCGGGTGGTGAACGTCGAGGTCGCCGCGGTCGCGAAAGAGTTGTTCAGGGAGCAGGTGCGCGTGACCGGGACGGTCCAGGCGCAGCGCGACGTCACGGTGGCGGCGGAGGAGAGCGGGGTGGTGCGCGGGCTGCACGTGGAGAAGGGCCGGGTCGTGACGGCCGGCCAGCCGCTGGTGAAGATCGATGACCGGCTGCTGGGCGCGCAGGCGCAGCAGGCGGCCGCGGAGGCGAAGCTGGCGGCGGAGACATACGAGCGGCAGCGTCGCTTGTGGGAGGAGGAGAAGATCGGGTCGGAACTGGCCTACCTGAAGGCGCGCTACGGCGCCGAAACGGCGGAGGCCAGCGCCCGCGTCCTGGCCACCCGGCTCGAGCGCACCGTGGTGCGCGCACCCATTGCCGGCGTCCTCGATGCCCGTTTCATCGAGATCGGCTCGATGGTCGGGCCCGGCACGCCCGTGGCCCGGATCGTAGACATGGACACCGTCAAGGTGGTGGCCGGCGTGCCCGAGCGCTTTGCCGGCCAGATCCGGCCGGGCGCGGAGACGCGCATCGACTTCGATGTGCTGGGCGGCCGCGAGTTCCACGGCCGGATCGCCTTTGTGGGCGGCGCGCTCGATGAGCAGAGCCGCACCTTCCCCATCGAGGTCGTGGTACCCAATCCCGGCAGCGTGATCAAGCCCGGCATGGTCGCCAATGTCAGCGTGGCGCGGCGCACGCTGGAGGCCATGGTCGTGCCGCAGGACGCCGTGCTCCGGGGCGAGGACGGTTACTTCGTCTACCTCGCCGTAGCGAGGGATGGCGTGCTGCGCGCCGAGGCGCGGGCGGTCGTGGTGGGCGCGTCGCACAGCGGCCGGGCCGCTATTGGCTCCGGGATCGAGCCCGGCGAGCAGGTCGTGGTCGTGGGCCAGCAGCAGGTCGCGGCGGGCGACCTGCTCAAGGTGGTCGGTGGGGCAAAACGGAGGCCGGAATGA
- a CDS encoding TolC family protein, whose protein sequence is MSNGTLHGVSRAGVLLGLLVLATGMPLWAQGGAAPGTRVLTLESALRLALERNHELRDARLGLEGAGSRVAEAWSSVFPSLDLDASYTRNLAVPATFLPRIFVDPEADPDELIAVRFGADNSWGLQLRAEQPLFDPAVFVGVGAASRYRAWQEELVRGRAQQVATRVRLDYYAVLLAQEGVRLSENSVRRVRQVLQETRSMNRAGLASSYDVLRLEVELANLEPNLRRSGNAVAAAKRVLAVDLALGGADSLELAGSLAELAAAPLAAASGSPPPPDRSLAASAPVSGPGVAGSYAGTGTGTGTVEEVAATDTGAGVAGGVVAGAQADPEWGSDAARFDDVVLEQALASRSDLRQLELLTRLRATELRLEQVEYLPKVSLFGVYSVNAQQNGAPNFFGESSAQRAYGRQIGVQVSLPLFAGFRRPARLEQKRAALRQAETQRELAVAQASSEVRTLREQAEESWQRLEAQRLAIEQARRGFEIASAQYREGVGSQLEVTDAELALRQSEFNLAEAGYDYLVARARLDAALGRVPMVDTGAQLALNLERTIP, encoded by the coding sequence GTGAGCAACGGGACCTTGCATGGAGTCAGCCGGGCCGGCGTGCTGCTGGGGCTGCTGGTGCTGGCGACGGGCATGCCGCTATGGGCGCAGGGTGGTGCTGCGCCCGGGACGCGGGTACTGACGCTCGAGTCGGCGCTGCGGCTGGCACTCGAGCGGAACCACGAGCTTCGGGATGCACGCCTGGGGCTGGAGGGTGCGGGCAGCCGCGTGGCGGAGGCGTGGAGCAGTGTCTTCCCCAGCCTGGACCTGGACGCGAGCTACACGCGGAACCTGGCGGTTCCCGCGACTTTTCTGCCGCGCATCTTCGTGGATCCGGAAGCTGACCCGGACGAGTTGATTGCTGTGCGCTTTGGCGCCGACAACAGTTGGGGCCTGCAGCTCAGGGCGGAGCAGCCACTGTTCGACCCGGCGGTCTTCGTGGGGGTGGGCGCGGCGAGCCGCTATCGTGCCTGGCAGGAGGAGCTGGTGCGTGGGCGGGCGCAGCAGGTGGCCACGCGGGTGCGGCTGGACTACTACGCGGTGCTGCTGGCGCAGGAGGGGGTGCGGCTGAGCGAGAACAGTGTCCGCCGCGTGCGGCAAGTACTGCAGGAGACGCGGTCCATGAACCGGGCCGGTCTCGCTTCGAGCTACGACGTGCTGCGCCTCGAGGTCGAGCTGGCCAATCTCGAGCCCAACCTGCGCCGCTCGGGCAACGCCGTCGCCGCGGCCAAGCGCGTCCTCGCCGTGGACCTGGCGCTGGGGGGCGCCGACTCGCTCGAGCTGGCGGGGTCGCTCGCGGAGCTGGCGGCGGCGCCGCTGGCCGCTGCCTCCGGGTCGCCGCCGCCGCCCGACCGTTCCCTGGCTGCGTCGGCGCCCGTGTCCGGGCCGGGCGTGGCGGGCAGCTACGCGGGTACGGGTACGGGTACGGGTACGGTTGAGGAAGTGGCCGCAACCGACACGGGAGCGGGAGTGGCAGGGGGAGTGGTAGCGGGTGCGCAGGCGGATCCGGAGTGGGGGAGCGATGCGGCGCGTTTCGACGACGTCGTCCTCGAGCAGGCGCTGGCGAGCCGGTCGGACCTGCGGCAGCTCGAGCTGCTGACGCGGCTGCGGGCGACGGAGCTGCGCCTCGAGCAGGTCGAGTACCTGCCCAAGGTCTCCCTCTTCGGCGTCTATTCGGTGAACGCGCAGCAGAACGGGGCGCCGAACTTTTTTGGCGAGTCCTCCGCGCAGCGGGCCTACGGCCGGCAGATCGGCGTGCAGGTCTCGCTTCCGCTCTTTGCCGGGTTCCGCCGTCCGGCGCGCCTGGAGCAGAAGCGAGCCGCGCTGCGGCAGGCGGAGACGCAGCGCGAGCTGGCAGTGGCGCAGGCCTCGAGTGAAGTCCGGACGTTGCGCGAGCAAGCCGAGGAATCGTGGCAGCGGCTGGAGGCGCAGCGGCTGGCCATCGAGCAGGCGCGGCGCGGTTTCGAAATCGCGAGCGCGCAGTATCGCGAGGGCGTGGGCAGCCAGCTCGAGGTCACCGATGCCGAGCTGGCGCTGCGGCAGAGCGAGTTCAACCTGGCGGAGGCGGGTTACGATTACCTGGTGGCTCGCGCCCGTCTGGATGCGGCGCTGGGCAGGGTACCGATGGTCGACACGGGCGCGCAGCTCGCCCTCAACCTTGAGAGAACAATCCCATGA